The nucleotide sequence TCTCCCGCGTGACCGCCCCCACCACGGGCATCATCCGCGCCAAGGGCCGCATCGCAAGCCTGCTGGAAGTGGGCACCGGCTTCCACCCCGAAATGACCGGCCGCGAGAACATCTACATGAACGGTGCCATCATGGGCATGACCCGCGCCGAAATCTCCCGCAAGCTAGACGAGATCGTAGACTTCAGCGGCTGCGAACGCTACCTCGACACCCCCGTCAAGCGCTACTCCAGCGGCATGACCGTCCGCCTGGGCTTCGCCATCGCCGCCCACCTGGAACCCGAAATCCTCGTAGTGGACGAAGTGCTTGCCGTAGGCGACGCCGAATTCCAGAAGAAAGCCATCGGCAAGATGCAGGACGTAAGCAAAGGCGAAGGCCGGACCGTACTGTTTGTAAGCCATAATATGGGTGCCGTCAGGAATTTGTGCAAGACGGGGATTGTGCTGAACCAAGGACAAGTTGCATTCAGCGGAAGTGCGGAAGAAGCAATTGGGTTTTATACAAGTAACAATATTACCGATTTCTCGCAACACAAGAGAATAGACAATTCAATGCGAGAAAAAGGACATACTGGCGAAATAACCATTGAGGAAGCTTGTTTACTCAACAATGCTAGAGAAATCGGAACAGACGAACCGATTGAAATAGAATTAACCCTTCAAAAGCATTTCGGCAATGCAACCAAGTGCAAGTACTCCGTAAATATTTTTGACGATTCCGATACAAGAATTCTTGGTTACGTAACAAACGATGTTTCCATCCCTCAACACACAAACACATTCAAGGTTCATTTAACTCTAACAAACCATTCTCTAACACAAAGAAAGTACAAAATAAGCCTGAATGTAGGATACAAAGACTTTGGAGCAAATGTTCAAAATTTTGATGTCATCAATCGTGGAGTGCTAACTTTTGAAATTAAATATATTCAGAA is from Fibrobacter sp. and encodes:
- a CDS encoding ABC transporter ATP-binding protein, with amino-acid sequence MATAIEFENISKQYRLGLVSTGTLSHDLNRFWQTKILRREDPYLKVGETNDRASKGSSDYVWALKDINFKVEQGDVVGIIGRNGAGKSTLLKLLSRVTAPTTGIIRAKGRIASLLEVGTGFHPEMTGRENIYMNGAIMGMTRAEISRKLDEIVDFSGCERYLDTPVKRYSSGMTVRLGFAIAAHLEPEILVVDEVLAVGDAEFQKKAIGKMQDVSKGEGRTVLFVSHNMGAVRNLCKTGIVLNQGQVAFSGSAEEAIGFYTSNNITDFSQHKRIDNSMREKGHTGEITIEEACLLNNAREIGTDEPIEIELTLQKHFGNATKCKYSVNIFDDSDTRILGYVTNDVSIPQHTNTFKVHLTLTNHSLTQRKYKISLNVGYKDFGANVQNFDVINRGVLTFEIKYIQKKNNIEYSCWDRNWGAILHQGQNIKAEII